In Nerophis lumbriciformis linkage group LG04, RoL_Nlum_v2.1, whole genome shotgun sequence, a single window of DNA contains:
- the id4 gene encoding DNA-binding protein inhibitor ID-4, translating into MKAVPPVRSPDSSSSSSPGVGWELSLQHLPKQGFHVARSKMEEEDRCCLQYDMNDCYSRLKRLVPTIPQDKKVSKVEILQHVIDYILDLQLALETHPSLHKQAPQWTGTCAPPASNPSRTPLTVLNTDRHQRTSIVKKPEDSILCR; encoded by the exons ATGAAGGCTGTTCCTCCTGTCCGCTCCCcggactcctcctcctcctcctcccccggcGTTGGCTGGGAGCTCTCCCTCCAACATTTACCCAAGCAGGGCTTCCACGTCGCCCGGTCCAAGATGGAGGAGGAGGACCGCTGCTGCCTGCAGTACGACATGAACGACTGCTACAGCCGACTGAAGCGCCTGGTGCCCACCATACCGCAGGATAAGAAAGTCAGCAAAGTGGAGATCCTCCAGCATGTCATCGACTACATCCTGGACCTGCAGCTGGCCCTGGAGACGCACCCATCTCTGCACAAACAAGCGCCTCAGTGGACCGGAACCTGCGCTCCTCCGGCGTCCAACCCCAGCCGAACGCCGCTCACAGTCCTCAACACCGACCGCCACCAG AGGACGTCGATTGTCAAAAAGCCCGAGGACTCGATTTTATGCCGCTGA